The following are encoded in a window of Anoplopoma fimbria isolate UVic2021 breed Golden Eagle Sablefish chromosome 3, Afim_UVic_2022, whole genome shotgun sequence genomic DNA:
- the basp1 gene encoding brain acid soluble protein 1 homolog, whose amino-acid sequence MGGKLSKKKKGYNVNDDKAKDKDAKAEGASAEESEAPKDNKDEAPAATDAKEVANDTAAKEAPAADAAAPKEEEKNATPAAKEPEKPAANAEPKTEAPKTAEPAKAEEKPAAPAKESAPAAKEPEAKAAAPAPAAESKDEADAKKTEAPAAPASKAEVAASADPKPTEAAAAAPAPVKEAAAAAPSSTPAAEPPAKEANATEAPSKDQTVAVQD is encoded by the coding sequence ATGGGAGGCAAGCTCAGCAAAAAGAAGAAGGGATACAACGTAAACGATGACAAGGCCAAAGACAAGGATGCCAAAGCAGAGGGGGCCTCTGCTGAGGAGAGCGAAGCACCGAAAGACAACAAAGACGAGGCCCCGGCTGCCACCGACGCTAAGGAGGTAGCGAACGACACGGCGGCCAAGGAGGCGCCGGCGGCAGACGCTGCAGCGCccaaggaggaggaaaagaacgCCACTCCCGCCGCCAAGGAGCCCGAGAAACCTGCCGCCAACGCCGAGCCGAAAACAGAGGCGCCCAAAACCGCAGAGCCCGCCAAGGCTGAGGAGAAACCAGCGGCCCCGGCCAAAGAATCGGCCCCCGCCGCCAAGGAGCCCGAGGCGAAGGCAGCGGCGCCTGCCCCGGCGGCTGAGAGCAAAGATGAGGCCGACGCCAAAAAGACTGAGGCCCCCGCGGCACCAGCATCCAAAGCCGAGGTGGCCGCCTCCGCTGACCCCAAGCCCACAGAGGCGGCGGCAGCGGCTCCTGCACCAGTAAAGGAGGCCGCCGCCGCAGCCCCTAGTTCAACACCAGCCGCCGAGCCTCCCGCCAAGGAGGCCAACGCCACAGAGGCACCAAGCAAGGATCAAACCGTAGCAGTTCAAGATTAA